The Vicia villosa cultivar HV-30 ecotype Madison, WI linkage group LG1, Vvil1.0, whole genome shotgun sequence genome includes a region encoding these proteins:
- the LOC131620336 gene encoding uncharacterized protein LOC131620336: MSKKPMKYYVVDAFTELPFKGNPAAVCLLDEEEEVKGDDWLQSLAAEFNIPVTCYLIPIHGTSKSNPHFRLRWFTSIVEVDICAHATLAASHALFSYGLVNNNATIEFVTNSGNLTAKKISVRTNGEASKDAAFYVELNFPVDPITKFKFDDTLVISKALKGASIVDIMRTQIQDDILVVVTSGENVTEIEPLFDEIVKLQGRKISVSGIAPPDSEFDFYHRLFAPKLGVNEDPVCGSIHCSLATYWSKKLGKTDLKSYQTSVRGGAVHVCIDEQNKRVFLRGKAVIVMEGCVLV, translated from the exons ATGTCAAAGAAACCTATGAAATACTATGTC GTGGATGCTTTCACGGAGTTGCCATTCAAAGGAAACCCAGCAGCAGTGTGTCTATtagacgaagaagaagaagttaaAGGCGATGACTGGTTGCAATCATTAGCTGCTGAATTTAACATTCCAGTTACTTGTTATTTGATTCCTATTCATGGAACCTCGAAATCTAATCCCCATTTTCGTCTCAGATGGTTTACTTCTATCGTCGAG GTTGATATTTGTGCTCATGCCACATTAGCAGCTTCACATGCACTGTTTTCTTATGGTTTGGTGAACAACAATGCTACAATTGAATTTGTGACAAACTCTGGAAATTTAACTGCGAAAAAGATCTCAGTCAGAACCAATGGTGAAGCATCTAAGGATGCTGCATTTTATGTTGAACTGAATTTTCCTGTTGACCCTATTACAAAATTCAAGTTTGATGATACTTTGGTTATTTCTAAAGCATTGAAAGGTGCTTCCATAGTTGATATAATGAGGACACAAATTCAAGATGACATACTT GTTGTGGTTACATCTGGAGAAAATGTCACAGAAATTGAACCACTATTTGATGAAATTGTTAAATTACAAGGAAGGAAGATAAGTGTATCCGGGATTGCGCCTCCTGACTCGGAATTTGACTTCTATCATCGACTTTTCGCCCCAAAACTCGGAGTCAATGAG GATCCTGTTTGTGGAAGTATCCATTGTAGCTTGGCAACCTATTGGAGCAAGAAGCTGGGAAAAACTGATTTAAAGTCTTATCAA ACATCAGTCAGAGGAGGAGCGGTCCATGTTTGTATTGATGAACAAAATAAAAGAGTGTTTCTGCGCGGGAAGGCTGTTATAGTGATGGAAGGGTGTGTTCTTGTCTAG
- the LOC131659487 gene encoding uncharacterized protein LOC131659487, producing the protein MSFKYKTNITLIPKGTTQTSMKDWRSIALCNVLYKVIAKVLANRLKKILGKCLSDNQSAFVPGRSILDNAMAAIEVVHHMKTKPKGKVGEIALKLDISKAYDRIDRKYLEDILTTMGFCHKWVKWIMLCVGTMEYSVSVNGNMVGPIVPGRGLRQGDPLSPYLFILCVEGLTALIRKAENRGDIHGVKVCKNAPIISHLLFADDCFLFFRANIAETTVMKDILATYEEATGQAINFLKSEFYCSRNVDSDTRTELATLLGVQQVLGTGNYLGVPSMIGRSRKSALNFIKDKIWRKINSWSSRSLSQAGRETMIKSVLQSIPSYIMSLFLLPSSLTDEIEKMINRFLWGHKRDRAKGIHWLSWDRLSMPKSEGGMGFKNIGAFNLAMLSKQAWKLTTTPDSLVSRLYKARYFPHYDFLNSNIDHNPSYVWRSIWSSKFVIKGGLKWSIGSGENISVWDPFWLVDGSSLTNPWPNNLVVDNFKVSDLMSPNGKHWNQGVIHSLVWAEAAEKIQNTPLFTAVHNDNLVWKHESNGKFSVRSAYRVGEENNYHLFLQCPKSVECWIQVGLWPMLQQVNGNGETFASVIFSFLQVEDPPNIICQRALQLLTGWRETQQLNPNNRIINPPATITRWAKPSRGRLKCNIGASFSHNKVGIGACIRDDVGQFIVARTDWFSPSMDVAIGEALGLFKTLKWVHELGFDNMNFELDAKRVVDSVTNPKPNDSDFGAITSECNRLMALFFRNSRVKFVRRQANELLSNHHDFTFPQTSISFLS; encoded by the exons atgagtttTAAGTATAAAACAAATATCACTCTCATTCCGAAAGGAACCACTCAAACTTCTATGAAGGATTGGCGTTCGATTGCTCTATGTAACGTGCTCTATAAAGTAATAGCAAAAGTTCTAGCTAATCGCCTTAAGAAGATTTTGGGAAAATGCTTATCAGATAATCAGTCAGCATTTGTTCCTGGAAGATCTATTTTGGATAATGCTATGGCTGCTATTGAAGTGGTTCATCATATGAAGACTAAACCTAAAGGTAAAGTAGGGGAGATAGCTCTTAAGCTAGATATTAGTAAAGCCTATGATAGAATTGATCGGAAGTATTTGGAGGACATCCTTACCACTATGGGATTTTGTCATAAATGGGTTAAGTGGATTATGCTTTGTGTTGGAACGATGGAGTACTCTGTGAGTGTGAACGGTAATATGGTAGGCCCGATTGTTCCTGGTCGTGGTTTGAGACAGGGTGACCCTTTATCCCCGTATCTATTTATTCTTTGTGTAGAAGGGCTTACCGCGCTTATTCGGAAAGCAGAAAATAGAGGTGATATTCATGGTGTTAAAGTTTGCAAGAATGCTCCTATTATCTCCCACCTCCTATTCGCAGATGATTGCTTTCTGTTTTTCAGAGCTAATATTGCTGAGACTACTGTTATGAAGGATATTCTTGCCACTTATGAGGAAGCCACCGGTCAAGCCATTAATTTCCTTAAATCTGAATTCTACTGTAGTAGGAATGTCGATTCTGATACGAGGACTGAATTGGCTACGCTTCTAGGAGTCCAACAGGTTCTGGGTACAGGTAATTATCTTGGTGTTCCTTCTATGATTGGTAGAAGCAGGAAATCAGCGCTTAATTTCATTAAAGACAAAATTTGGAGGAAAATTAATTCTTGGAGCAGTAGAAGTTTGTCTCAAGCAGGGAGAGAGACTATGATCAAGTCTGTTTTGCAATCCATCCCATCTTATATTATGAGTCTCTTTCTCCTTCCCTCCTCCTTAACTGATGAGATTGAGAAGATGATAAATCGGTTCTTGTGGGGTCATAAAAGAGATAGAGCTAAAGGTATTCACTGGCTTTCATGGGATAGACTATCTATGCCTAAAAGTGAAGGGGGTATGGGGTTCAAGAACATTGGTGCTTTCAACCTCGCGATGTTAAGCAAGCAAGCATGGAAGCTCACAACCACGCCAGATTCTCTTGTATCCCGCCTTTACAAAGCCAGGTATTTCCCGCATTATGACTTTCTCAATTCTAATATTGATCATAATCCTAGCTATGTGTGGCGTAGCATCTGGAGTTCAAAATTTGTGATTAAAGGAGGCTTAAAATGGAGTATCGGGTCAGGAGAGAATATTTCGGTTTGGGATCCGTTTTGGCTGGTCGATGGTTCTTCTCTGACTAATCCTTGGCCTAACAATTTGGTAGTGGATAATTTCAAGGTCTCTGATTTGATGTCTCCGAATGGTAAGCATTGGAATCAAGGTGTTATCCATTCTCTTGTATGGGCCGAAGCAGCTGAGAAGATTCAGAATACTCCCCTATTTACCGCGGTTCATAATGACAATTTAGTTTGGAAACATGAGTCTAACGGTAAATTCTCAGTTCGGAGTGCCTACAG GGTTGGTGAAGAGAATAATTATCATCTATTTCTTCAGTGTCCTAAAAGTGTTGAGTGTTGGATACAAGTGGGTCTTTGGCCTATGTTGCAGCAGGTTAATGGCAATGGGGAGACGTTTGCATCTGTGATTTTTTCCTTTTTGCAG GTGGAAGATCCTCCGAACATTATTTGTCAGCGTGCCCTTCAGTTGTTGACAGGATGGAGAGAGACTCAGCAGCTTAACCCCAATAATAGGATTATCAACCCCCCGGCTACCATCACTAGATGGGCAAAACCTTCGAGGGGCAGACTCAAGTGTAATATTGGCGCATCCTTTTCTCATAACAAAGTGGGTATCGGTGCTTGCATTAGAGATGATGTAGGTCAGTTTATTGTAGCCCGAACTGATTGGTTTTCGCCTAGCATGGATGTTGCTATTGGTGAAGCTCTTGGTCTTTTTAAAACCTTAAAGTGGGTACATGAGCTGGGGTTTGACAATATGAATTTCGAGTTGGATGCAAAGCGCGTTGTGGATAGTGTGACTAATCCGAAACCAAATGATTCGGACTTTGGTGCTATTACTAGCGAGTGTAACCGGTTGATGGCTCTTTTCTTTAGGAACTCTCGTGTTAAGTTCGTTAGAAGACAAGCTAATGAA CTATTATCAAATCATCATGACTTCACATTCCCTCAaacttcaatttcatttttatccTAA